Proteins encoded by one window of Lemur catta isolate mLemCat1 chromosome 12, mLemCat1.pri, whole genome shotgun sequence:
- the LOC123648002 gene encoding survival motor neuron protein has product MAMAGGGGGGGVVPEEDSVLFRRGTGQSDDSDIWDDTALIKAYDKAVASFKHALKNGDICETSDKPKCTPKRKPAKKNKSQKKNTATPLKQWKVGDKCSAIWSEDGCIYPATIASVDYKRETCIVVYTGYGNREEQNLSDLLSPTSEVANNIEQNAQENENESQVSTDESESSRSPGNKPNNIKAKATPWNSFLPPPPPMPGSGLGLGKPGLKFNGPPPPPPPPPHFLSCWLPPLPSGPPIIPPPPPICPGSLDDTDALGSMLISWYMSGYHTGYYMGFRQNQKEGRCSHSN; this is encoded by the exons ATGGCAatggccggcggcggcggcggcggcggcgtcgTCCCGGAGGAGGACTCGGTGCTGTTCCGGCGTGGTACAGGCCAG AGTGATGATTCTGACATTTGGGATGATACAGCATTGATAAAAGCTTATGATAAAGCTGTGGCTTCATTTAAG CATGCTCTAAAGAATGGTGACATTTGTGAAACTTCAGATAAACCAAAATGCACACCTAAAAGAAAACCTGCTAAGaagaataaaagccaaaaaaagaatACCGCAACACCCTTGAAacag TGGAAAGTTGGTGACAAATGTTCTGCGATTTGGTCAGAAGATGGTTGCATTTACCCAGCTACCATTGCTTCAGTTGATTATAAGAGAGAAACCTGCATTGTGGTTTACACCGGATATGGAAATAGAGAGGAGCAAAATCTGTCTGATCTTCTTTCCCCAACCTCTGAAGTAGCTAATAACATAGAACAGAATGCTCAAGAG aatgaaaatgaaagtcaaGTTTCAACAGATGAAAGTGAGAGTTCCAGGTCTCCTGGAAATAAGCCAAATAACATCAAGGCAAAAGCTACTCCATGGAACTCttttctccctccacctccccccatgCCTGGGTCAGGCCTGGGATTAGGAAAG CCAGGTTTAAAATTCAATGGCccgccgccaccaccaccaccacctccccactTCCTGTCATGCTGGCTGCCGCCACTTCCTTCTGGACCACCA ataATTCCCCCACCACCTCCCATATGTCCAGGTTCTCTTGATGATACCGATGCTTTGGGAAGTATGTTAATCTCTTGGTACATGAGTGGCTATCATACTGGCTATTATATG gGTTTCAGACAAAATCAAAAAGAAGGAAGGTGCTCACATTCCAATTAA
- the SERF1A gene encoding small EDRK-rich factor 1, whose translation MARGNQRELARQKNMKKTQEISKGKRKEDSLTTSQRKQRDSEIMQQKQKAANEKKSMQTKEK comes from the exons ATGGCCC GTGGAAATCAACGAGAACTTGCCCgccaaaaaaatatgaagaaaacccaggaaattagcaagggaaaaagaaaagaggatagCTTGACTACCTCTCAGAGAAAGCAGAG GGACTCTGAGATCATGCAACAAAAGCAGAAGGCAGCTAATGAGAAGAAATCTatgcagacaaaagaaaaatga